The Stratiformator vulcanicus genome has a segment encoding these proteins:
- a CDS encoding sensor histidine kinase — protein sequence MSETPDRLSGIVLLVEDDDHHARLIKRYLDDLQSADVKVEHAATFGAARERLIDGDITLILLDLGLPDADPDYFLPVLAEDYPDVPIVVLTSHEDVRLGADIVDQGAEDYLVKSELTRALLERSLRYAMVRKANHVALQKQARDLERRNEELRGFAHTLAHEVRNPLSIISGCLQYICSPGVENLNGRTTALIEAASRSVTNLDELINELLQFSRASQSIPFEEVDLSETFQAAWESVRHRATSAGVSISHDPLPVVRGRPVQLRQVFENLLGNAIKYGGKPTLHVHVGTEHTDKGPVLSVTDDGVGIEPEYHDKLFDMFFRGPEHAKDSSISGTGIGLAFCRRVIEQHGGQIWVESIPGTNTTFHFSLPAVDDDRGTSETQDEYLLAPSA from the coding sequence GTGAGCGAAACTCCCGACCGTCTCTCGGGCATCGTGTTGCTCGTCGAAGACGACGATCATCATGCCCGTCTGATCAAACGTTATCTCGACGATTTACAGTCGGCCGACGTGAAGGTTGAGCACGCAGCGACGTTCGGAGCGGCACGTGAGCGGTTGATCGACGGAGATATTACGCTGATCCTGTTGGATCTCGGTTTGCCCGATGCCGACCCCGATTACTTTCTACCCGTTCTGGCAGAAGACTATCCCGACGTCCCAATCGTGGTGCTGACGTCTCATGAAGACGTGCGGCTGGGAGCGGATATCGTCGATCAAGGCGCTGAGGATTACCTTGTCAAATCGGAACTGACCAGGGCCCTGCTGGAGCGAAGTTTACGCTACGCGATGGTTCGAAAAGCCAATCACGTCGCGCTTCAGAAGCAAGCCCGCGATTTAGAACGCCGCAACGAAGAGTTACGAGGGTTCGCGCACACGCTGGCTCACGAAGTCCGCAACCCCCTCTCGATCATTTCCGGATGCTTACAATACATCTGTTCGCCCGGCGTCGAAAATCTCAATGGTCGAACGACGGCACTGATTGAGGCGGCTTCCCGATCGGTCACCAATCTCGACGAACTGATCAACGAGTTATTGCAGTTTTCGCGGGCTTCGCAGTCGATTCCCTTCGAAGAGGTCGACCTCTCGGAGACATTTCAGGCTGCCTGGGAATCCGTTCGCCATCGGGCGACCTCGGCGGGGGTGAGCATTTCGCATGACCCATTACCGGTCGTGCGAGGTCGGCCCGTCCAATTGCGGCAAGTTTTTGAAAATTTGCTTGGCAACGCCATCAAGTACGGCGGTAAGCCCACGCTGCACGTCCACGTCGGAACGGAGCATACTGACAAGGGCCCGGTCTTGTCGGTCACCGACGACGGAGTCGGGATCGAGCCTGAGTATCACGATAAATTATTCGATATGTTCTTCCGAGGTCCTGAACATGCCAAGGATTCCTCGATTTCAGGTACGGGAATCGGTTTGGCGTTCTGCCGACGTGTGATCGAGCAGCATGGCGGACAGATTTGGGTCGAATCAATCCCCGGCACGAACACGACCTTTCATTTCTCGCTCCCCGCGGTCGATGATGACCGTGGGACTTCGGAAACACAGGACGAGTATCTGCTTGCACCGTCCGCTTGA
- a CDS encoding ATP-binding protein → MSEYATKLVGPTEFTEGCDREPIQFLGRVQSHGLLMALDAGDLQIVRVSDNSERLIGIRPEDLLGQSAPSVFSGEFRDVIESCLHDLSAGKNNPLRLDIAVRGESVTFDGVVHRTGDCVIVELENPRTEAHARSPRGRVIDQHFEFVRGTLADVAQLSDLDEIGQQITRAVRGYTGFDRVMLYRFEEDEHGVVIGEDRPEEMEPFLGLHYPASDVPQQARKLYCRSLLRLIVDVDDPGSPVVASDDRQARVPLDLSHAVLRSVSETHIEYLRNMDVGASMSISLVQGGRLWGLIACHHRGPRFVSYERRAACEMLGAVVMGQITAAEQAIAERRRAAANADCAKIVQAAATRASISDALVEYERPFLSLVEATGAAVFIGGTTRLLGTTPELKNVTRILDEIENSVGGPISRLERVAELSADFSQFSKNCCGVLAMRFVNGDAILFFRPETVRTIKWAGNPYREVEDRPASVSESDSPLDRLSPRNSFAIFAESVRGRSVPWTEANLEVAELLKSSIESLLGRRADEVSQLQRRLVSTNDEITQLIAAVSHDLKGPLVTCRGFIGLMADDLESGKMDDVRDSATRIDQAAAQMNRAIDDLLSFSRLEQVARSRSRVEGDQIRRYVLDRYESQCRDKGVNLEVDELSSAWADFDGLCRVLDNLIGNALKYGCGSEAPKVTVGGSSEADESRYFVSDNGAGIAERDHDRVFQFFQRGHSDGEGSGIGLASVRKIMQHHGGRAWVESAPGEGATFHFAFPESEIKK, encoded by the coding sequence GTGAGCGAATACGCGACAAAATTGGTCGGGCCGACCGAGTTCACGGAGGGATGTGATCGGGAACCGATTCAGTTTCTCGGTCGGGTGCAATCTCACGGCTTGTTGATGGCCCTCGACGCGGGCGATCTGCAGATCGTCCGGGTCTCGGATAATTCGGAACGACTCATCGGGATCCGGCCGGAGGACTTGCTCGGTCAATCCGCCCCGAGTGTGTTCTCCGGCGAGTTCCGCGATGTGATCGAGTCCTGCTTGCACGACTTGTCTGCCGGAAAGAACAACCCGCTTCGACTCGATATCGCCGTCCGCGGTGAGAGCGTGACATTCGACGGCGTCGTCCACCGGACCGGCGATTGCGTCATTGTCGAGTTGGAAAACCCGAGGACCGAGGCTCATGCCCGCAGCCCGCGTGGACGAGTGATCGATCAGCACTTCGAATTTGTTCGCGGAACTCTTGCGGACGTGGCGCAATTGAGCGATCTCGATGAGATCGGGCAACAAATCACTCGGGCGGTCCGCGGTTACACCGGTTTCGACCGGGTCATGCTTTATCGGTTCGAAGAGGATGAACACGGGGTCGTGATCGGCGAAGATCGCCCTGAGGAGATGGAGCCTTTCCTCGGGCTGCACTACCCGGCGTCGGACGTCCCTCAACAGGCCCGGAAGCTCTATTGCCGCAGTTTATTGCGGCTGATCGTCGACGTGGACGACCCCGGATCACCGGTGGTCGCCTCCGACGATCGGCAAGCTCGCGTCCCGCTTGACCTCTCTCACGCGGTGCTTCGCAGCGTTTCCGAAACACACATCGAATATCTGCGCAACATGGACGTCGGAGCGTCGATGTCGATTTCCCTGGTTCAAGGGGGGCGGCTGTGGGGGCTGATTGCGTGTCATCACCGCGGCCCTCGGTTCGTCTCTTACGAACGTCGGGCAGCCTGTGAGATGCTGGGCGCTGTCGTCATGGGGCAGATCACCGCGGCCGAGCAGGCCATTGCCGAACGGCGGCGAGCTGCCGCGAATGCCGATTGCGCGAAAATCGTTCAGGCGGCGGCAACGCGTGCCTCGATCAGCGACGCGCTTGTGGAATACGAGCGGCCATTTCTCTCGCTGGTTGAGGCGACCGGTGCGGCGGTCTTTATAGGCGGGACAACCCGGCTGCTGGGCACGACGCCCGAACTTAAGAACGTCACGCGTATCCTTGACGAGATCGAAAATTCTGTCGGCGGGCCGATCAGTCGTCTTGAGCGAGTCGCTGAACTCTCCGCCGATTTCAGCCAATTCAGTAAGAATTGCTGCGGCGTGCTGGCAATGCGATTCGTCAATGGCGACGCCATCCTGTTCTTTCGCCCTGAGACGGTTCGAACGATCAAATGGGCTGGCAATCCCTACCGGGAAGTCGAGGACCGACCCGCATCGGTAAGCGAATCGGACTCCCCGCTTGATCGCCTTTCGCCAAGGAATTCATTCGCGATATTCGCAGAGTCGGTCCGTGGGCGATCGGTCCCCTGGACCGAGGCAAATCTGGAAGTCGCCGAGTTACTGAAATCGTCGATCGAATCGCTCCTGGGGCGGCGCGCTGATGAAGTGTCGCAGCTTCAGCGCCGACTCGTGTCGACGAACGACGAGATCACTCAATTGATCGCAGCCGTTTCCCACGACCTCAAAGGGCCGCTTGTGACGTGCCGGGGCTTCATCGGGTTGATGGCGGATGACCTCGAGAGCGGAAAGATGGACGACGTCCGAGACTCGGCCACCCGTATTGATCAGGCTGCGGCGCAGATGAATCGGGCCATCGATGATTTGCTGAGTTTCAGTCGTCTGGAGCAGGTGGCACGCTCACGCAGCCGGGTCGAAGGAGACCAGATCAGACGCTATGTCCTCGACCGGTATGAGTCACAGTGTCGTGATAAAGGAGTGAATCTGGAGGTCGACGAACTATCGTCGGCGTGGGCAGACTTCGACGGATTGTGCCGGGTGCTCGATAATCTGATCGGTAACGCCCTCAAATATGGCTGCGGCAGTGAGGCACCGAAGGTCACGGTCGGCGGATCGTCAGAGGCCGATGAATCTCGATATTTCGTGTCCGACAATGGTGCTGGAATCGCTGAACGGGACCATGATCGCGTCTTCCAATTTTTTCAGCGAGGTCACAGCGACGGCGAGGGCAGCGGCATCGGGCTTGCCTCCGTTCGGAAGATTATGCAGCACCACGGGGGGCGGGCCTGGGTCGAGTCAGCCCCCGGCGAAGGGGCGACCTTCCATTTTGCCTTTCCTGAGTCAGAAATAAAAAAATAG
- a CDS encoding alpha/beta hydrolase, which produces MLRTIERLSVFYNWGPAVPFPAARVAEAADVWLTAEVGVELHAAFYECPDEYRRLPAEQSPVVLFFHGNAGSIRRWRHIGSRWQDALGADVLVLDYRGYGRSSGTPTEAGLYIDARAAYEYLTQDRAVDPERIVIVGQSLGGGVAVNLAHDSAHAALVLESTFTRLTEVPSARLPWLPTERWMRNRFGSIDLLSQYLKPLFVSHGDRDWLIPYAHAERLVEATAGPVEFMTLPGMNHSDRRPPEYNERVRRFLAEHLPQFRGLGESDD; this is translated from the coding sequence ATGCTCCGCACGATTGAGCGGCTCTCGGTCTTCTACAATTGGGGCCCGGCCGTTCCTTTTCCTGCCGCCCGGGTTGCTGAAGCGGCTGACGTCTGGCTGACCGCCGAAGTTGGAGTCGAGCTGCACGCGGCGTTCTACGAATGCCCCGACGAATACCGGCGACTTCCGGCGGAGCAGTCACCGGTCGTTTTGTTCTTTCATGGGAATGCCGGCTCGATTCGCCGCTGGCGGCATATCGGAAGCCGCTGGCAGGACGCACTCGGAGCCGACGTTCTGGTACTTGATTATCGCGGATACGGTCGAAGCTCGGGCACGCCGACCGAGGCGGGGCTCTATATCGACGCCCGCGCGGCCTATGAGTACTTAACGCAGGATCGGGCCGTCGACCCGGAGCGGATAGTGATCGTCGGGCAATCACTGGGCGGCGGCGTTGCGGTGAATCTGGCCCACGATTCGGCGCATGCGGCACTTGTGCTGGAGAGCACATTCACCCGTCTCACCGAGGTGCCTTCCGCACGCCTGCCCTGGTTGCCGACCGAGCGCTGGATGCGAAACCGGTTTGGCTCGATCGATCTCCTATCGCAATACCTTAAGCCTTTGTTCGTATCGCATGGCGATCGCGATTGGTTGATTCCCTATGCTCATGCCGAGCGTTTGGTCGAAGCGACGGCCGGGCCGGTCGAGTTCATGACGCTCCCCGGAATGAATCATTCGGACCGCCGACCGCCGGAATACAACGAACGCGTTCGCCGATTCCTCGCCGAGCACCTTCCGCAATTTCGGGGACTTGGCGAATCGGACGACTGA
- a CDS encoding biliverdin-producing heme oxygenase, with product MNSVAEGLDSTSRADVMSAMRSGTRDLHERIEQRIRPAEALGDIDSYRRLLERYAAYYRCFEEIVRRDRFIVREFGSERLEKSKWLRNDLRELNEAVPVVGDQRSSAEELTLPDFPTRSHLIGGMYVLEGATLGGQVLLRRYGPPRGLPEGAAVRFFEGYRDATGMMWQAFSQTACRLVEAEAEIAAAVDSARATFSSFGDWVVPNQLVTQQ from the coding sequence TTGAATTCCGTTGCCGAAGGTCTCGATTCAACGTCCCGCGCGGATGTCATGTCCGCGATGCGGTCGGGCACGAGAGATCTGCATGAACGGATTGAACAACGGATTCGGCCGGCGGAGGCGCTTGGCGACATTGACAGCTATCGTCGGCTGTTAGAGCGGTATGCTGCCTACTATCGATGCTTCGAAGAAATCGTGCGGCGGGATCGCTTCATCGTCCGGGAATTCGGCTCGGAGCGGCTGGAGAAGTCGAAATGGCTTCGCAATGATCTGCGAGAATTGAATGAAGCGGTTCCGGTGGTGGGCGATCAGAGAAGCTCTGCCGAAGAACTCACGCTCCCCGATTTCCCAACGCGGTCGCACTTGATCGGCGGGATGTATGTCCTCGAGGGTGCGACGTTGGGAGGGCAAGTACTGCTGAGGCGGTACGGTCCGCCGCGTGGTCTGCCGGAAGGGGCGGCGGTTCGATTCTTCGAAGGATATCGTGACGCCACCGGCATGATGTGGCAGGCATTTTCTCAAACGGCTTGCCGGCTAGTCGAAGCCGAAGCGGAAATCGCCGCGGCGGTCGATTCGGCCCGCGCGACTTTTTCGAGCTTCGGTGACTGGGTCGTACCGAATCAATTGGTCACGCAGCAGTGA
- a CDS encoding response regulator: MGRVLLVENDDGHAILFERIARKVDPNLAIDRVSSCLAVASYVQGIEASNRGKPNFVVLDWNLTGETGDVVLRYFKNLRGWHGVPVIVLSCTEDLSDRLLAYQERARGFVLKPTDYDHYTRKVSAIIRFWGCYNRSTDCGVDSSSHTFRPLAAI; encoded by the coding sequence ATGGGTCGCGTTTTGCTGGTCGAGAACGACGACGGGCACGCCATACTTTTTGAGCGAATTGCTCGAAAGGTCGATCCGAATTTGGCGATCGACCGCGTCTCTTCTTGTTTGGCCGTTGCCAGCTATGTCCAAGGCATCGAAGCCAGCAATCGGGGAAAGCCGAACTTTGTCGTCCTTGACTGGAATCTCACCGGCGAAACCGGGGACGTGGTTTTGCGGTATTTCAAGAATTTGCGAGGCTGGCACGGCGTGCCGGTCATCGTATTATCTTGTACGGAAGACCTGTCGGATCGACTCTTGGCCTACCAGGAGCGAGCCCGCGGTTTCGTTCTGAAGCCAACCGATTATGATCATTACACGCGTAAGGTGTCTGCGATTATTCGATTTTGGGGTTGCTATAATCGTTCGACCGACTGCGGCGTTGATTCCTCCAGCCACACGTTTCGTCCGCTGGCCGCCATCTGA
- a CDS encoding UdgX family uracil-DNA binding protein (This protein belongs to the uracil DNA glycosylase superfamily, members of which act in excision repair of DNA. However, it belongs more specifically to UdgX branch, whose founding member was found to bind uracil in DNA (where it does not belong), without cleaving it, appears to promote DNA repair by a pathway involving RecA, rather than base excision.), with protein sequence MIARSVSCFDDWRPVARELLNCDVPPEEICWTNGSGPSLFDELPETSTSQATRHQVPPKFLELAKTAACHRDAARWELLYRTLWRLTHGKSHLLSDPTDDDIRRLQMMEKAVRRDAHKMKAFVRFRKVERDGDEYYIAWHRPDHQIVRLTAPFFSRRFGPMNWSILTPAESVHWDQTQLTFGPGVPRSEAPAGDDLEELWKTYYASIFNPARVKVKAMIAEMPVRHWPTMPETELIPDLLRQAETRTERMVEVTDSNDRGARLYFPDQFDGLNELRSAAEGCEGCHLHEPATQTVFGKGPANARLALIGEQPGDIEDQAGQPFIGPAGKVLDECLAEAGIDRDDIYITNTVKHFKFKLISGGKRRLHQKPNAREISACRPWLDAEMSVVKPDVVVCLGATAAQSVIGREFRITRQRGEMVTSDICTQTLSTWHPSAILRQPGGDCKRAMQAELIDDLRSAISALSKDG encoded by the coding sequence ATGATCGCTCGTTCGGTCTCGTGCTTTGACGACTGGCGACCGGTTGCGCGAGAACTACTCAATTGCGATGTCCCGCCTGAAGAAATCTGTTGGACGAACGGCAGCGGACCCTCGTTGTTTGACGAGTTGCCCGAGACATCGACATCGCAGGCGACCCGGCATCAGGTGCCGCCGAAGTTTCTCGAGCTTGCAAAAACCGCAGCCTGCCATCGCGATGCGGCTCGCTGGGAACTGCTCTACCGCACGCTATGGCGGTTGACGCATGGGAAATCGCACCTGCTGAGCGACCCGACCGACGACGATATCCGCCGATTGCAGATGATGGAAAAAGCGGTTCGGCGGGACGCGCACAAGATGAAAGCCTTCGTGCGTTTCCGCAAGGTGGAGCGAGATGGCGACGAGTACTATATCGCCTGGCACCGGCCCGATCATCAAATAGTCCGGCTCACCGCGCCGTTCTTCTCACGCCGATTCGGCCCGATGAATTGGTCGATTCTGACCCCGGCGGAGTCGGTGCATTGGGATCAAACGCAATTGACCTTCGGCCCCGGTGTCCCGCGATCGGAGGCACCGGCGGGTGATGATTTGGAAGAGCTTTGGAAGACCTATTACGCGTCGATCTTTAACCCCGCGCGGGTCAAAGTGAAGGCAATGATCGCCGAGATGCCGGTGCGACACTGGCCGACGATGCCGGAGACTGAGTTAATACCGGACCTTCTGCGACAGGCCGAAACGCGTACTGAGCGGATGGTCGAAGTGACGGACAGCAACGATCGCGGAGCCCGCCTCTATTTTCCTGACCAATTTGACGGCCTTAACGAGTTGCGATCGGCCGCAGAAGGCTGTGAGGGATGTCATCTGCATGAACCGGCCACGCAAACGGTCTTCGGCAAAGGCCCCGCCAACGCCCGCCTGGCTCTGATCGGTGAACAACCCGGTGACATCGAGGACCAAGCCGGTCAACCGTTCATCGGCCCCGCGGGAAAGGTGCTTGACGAATGCCTTGCGGAGGCCGGGATTGATCGCGACGACATCTATATCACCAACACGGTGAAACACTTTAAGTTCAAGTTAATTTCTGGAGGGAAGCGTCGTCTGCATCAAAAACCGAACGCTCGTGAAATTTCCGCCTGCCGACCGTGGCTCGATGCCGAAATGAGCGTGGTTAAGCCAGACGTAGTCGTTTGTCTCGGCGCGACGGCGGCCCAATCCGTCATCGGACGCGAATTTCGCATCACGCGACAGCGGGGCGAGATGGTCACGAGTGACATTTGCACGCAAACACTGTCGACGTGGCATCCATCGGCGATTTTGCGGCAACCTGGTGGTGATTGCAAAAGGGCAATGCAGGCGGAACTCATCGACGATCTTCGCAGCGCCATTTCCGCTTTGAGCAAAGACGGTTAA
- a CDS encoding zeta toxin family protein, which produces MAENRPRILIIAGPNGAGKTTFAKAYLGGEFPPERFVNADEIAASLPDPDSEATAIRAGIAMLQRLDQLAEQGVSFAFETTLSGRTYAKRIVEWKANGYRVELLFLTLSTVEEAVLRVRQRVLHGGHNIPEETIRRRYRRGLDNFDYVYKGLVDYWTLYDNSKYAKRKLAEGPADE; this is translated from the coding sequence GTGGCCGAGAACCGCCCCCGCATTCTCATTATCGCCGGGCCAAATGGGGCTGGGAAAACGACGTTCGCGAAGGCGTATCTCGGAGGCGAGTTCCCGCCGGAGCGTTTCGTCAATGCGGACGAAATTGCGGCGAGCCTGCCCGATCCGGATAGCGAGGCGACGGCGATCCGAGCGGGAATCGCGATGTTGCAACGTCTCGACCAACTCGCCGAACAAGGAGTCAGCTTCGCGTTCGAGACAACCTTATCGGGCCGAACGTACGCTAAGCGGATCGTCGAATGGAAGGCGAACGGGTACCGTGTAGAACTCCTGTTTCTTACATTGAGCACGGTTGAAGAAGCCGTTCTACGCGTTCGACAACGGGTATTACACGGCGGTCACAATATCCCGGAAGAGACGATCCGCCGACGTTATCGCCGCGGCCTCGATAATTTCGACTATGTCTACAAAGGGCTTGTCGACTACTGGACGTTGTACGATAATTCAAAATACGCCAAGAGAAAGCTTGCGGAGGGCCCTGCTGATGAGTAA
- a CDS encoding putative DNA modification/repair radical SAM protein produces the protein MPKYDLREKLTILADAAKYDASCASSGAKGARDNRPGLGSTEGMGICHSYAPDGRCISLLKILLTNYCIFDCQYCVNRISSDTQRARFTVDEVVTLTLEFYKRNYIEGLFLSSGIIQNSDYTMEQLAEVARKLRQEHSYRGYIHLKTIPGASEELIERAGRHADRLSVNIELPTEPDIKKLAPEKKLTDIEDSMSEIKTRKDAEQSDRRQGFQVPTFAPAGQSTQMIVGATDTPDRSILDTSNRLYTRHRLKRVYFSAFSPIPHADARLPGQAPPLIREHRLYQADWLMRFYGFKAEEITTAEEPNLSLDLDPKTAWALRHRGLFPVDINKASREMLLRVPGLGVRNVKRVLQIRRFKSLRLSDLKKLRVPLKRAKPFIITSDRNPAADWIDSVDLAKRFEPKLKQLTLFDAASGAATGEL, from the coding sequence ATGCCAAAATACGATCTGCGTGAGAAACTCACGATTCTCGCCGACGCGGCGAAGTATGATGCGTCGTGCGCCAGCAGCGGGGCCAAGGGAGCGCGGGATAACCGCCCCGGGCTTGGCAGCACCGAGGGCATGGGCATCTGCCACAGCTATGCCCCCGATGGTCGCTGCATTTCGCTGCTAAAAATCCTGCTGACGAACTACTGCATTTTCGACTGCCAGTACTGCGTCAACCGCATCAGCAGTGACACTCAGCGCGCCCGGTTCACCGTCGATGAGGTCGTCACGCTCACGTTGGAGTTCTACAAACGGAACTACATCGAAGGGCTGTTCCTCAGCTCGGGGATCATCCAGAACTCCGACTACACGATGGAGCAATTGGCCGAGGTCGCTCGCAAGCTGCGCCAGGAGCACAGCTATCGCGGCTACATCCATCTGAAGACCATTCCCGGGGCATCCGAAGAATTGATCGAGCGGGCCGGCCGACATGCCGATCGATTAAGCGTCAATATCGAGTTGCCGACCGAACCTGATATTAAGAAACTCGCGCCGGAGAAAAAGCTGACCGACATCGAGGACTCGATGTCGGAAATTAAGACGCGAAAAGATGCGGAACAGAGCGATCGACGGCAGGGCTTCCAGGTGCCGACATTCGCGCCAGCGGGCCAAAGCACCCAAATGATTGTCGGGGCGACCGACACACCCGACCGATCCATTCTCGACACGTCGAATCGCCTCTACACGCGACATCGGCTCAAGCGGGTCTATTTCTCGGCGTTCAGTCCGATCCCGCATGCCGATGCCCGGCTGCCCGGTCAGGCACCACCACTAATTCGAGAGCATCGCCTCTACCAAGCCGATTGGCTGATGCGGTTTTATGGGTTTAAGGCCGAGGAAATCACTACTGCGGAAGAACCGAACCTCAGCCTTGACCTCGATCCCAAGACCGCGTGGGCACTCCGGCATCGCGGCCTCTTTCCCGTTGACATTAACAAGGCATCCCGTGAGATGCTGCTCCGCGTGCCGGGGCTGGGCGTCCGCAATGTCAAACGGGTGCTGCAAATTCGACGTTTTAAATCATTGCGACTGAGCGATCTTAAGAAACTGCGGGTGCCGCTCAAGCGGGCGAAGCCGTTCATTATTACGTCTGACCGCAATCCTGCCGCGGATTGGATCGACTCGGTCGACCTGGCGAAGCGATTTGAGCCGAAGCTGAAGCAACTGACGCTCTTCGACGCGGCATCCGGAGCCGCAACGGGTGAGCTATGA
- a CDS encoding 3'-5' exonuclease — MSSPVSFLVFDVETVGDGDLIARVRYPNEELTSAEALRRHRDELIEQTGKDVLPPTFVVPISVAVAKVGRDFRLIDLVTLDEPEFRASAITHDFWKGWEAYRRPTFVTFNGRGYDLPVMEFAAYRYGLSLPAWFNVDGRSFEQRRNRYNNAAHIDLMDLLSNFGAVRLTGGLNLFANLIGKPGKTGIDGSQVQDMYDAGKVAEINDYCRCDVLDSYFVFLRSRVLTGQLPLEDEQKIVDKTHAWLDERKDDSAAFRHYLEHWGDWKSRSDASASDSS, encoded by the coding sequence ATGTCGTCGCCTGTCTCATTTCTGGTGTTCGACGTCGAAACCGTCGGCGACGGTGATTTGATCGCTCGGGTTCGATATCCGAACGAAGAACTCACATCCGCCGAAGCTCTGCGCCGGCACCGCGACGAGCTGATCGAACAGACCGGCAAAGATGTTCTGCCCCCGACGTTCGTCGTGCCGATTTCCGTCGCCGTGGCTAAGGTCGGTCGCGACTTTCGGCTCATCGACTTGGTCACGCTCGATGAACCGGAGTTCCGGGCATCGGCAATCACGCATGACTTCTGGAAGGGCTGGGAAGCCTATCGCCGCCCGACGTTCGTCACCTTTAACGGACGCGGTTACGACCTGCCGGTGATGGAGTTCGCGGCGTATCGCTACGGATTGAGCCTGCCCGCGTGGTTTAACGTCGACGGCCGCAGTTTTGAGCAACGCCGCAACCGCTATAACAACGCGGCGCACATCGACTTGATGGACTTGCTCTCGAACTTCGGCGCTGTGCGTCTGACAGGCGGATTAAATCTATTTGCCAACTTAATCGGCAAGCCGGGCAAGACCGGCATTGACGGCTCGCAGGTGCAGGATATGTATGACGCCGGCAAAGTCGCAGAGATCAATGACTACTGCCGCTGCGATGTGCTCGATTCGTATTTCGTATTCTTAAGGTCGCGCGTCTTAACGGGTCAGCTTCCCTTGGAAGACGAGCAAAAGATCGTCGATAAGACCCATGCGTGGCTCGATGAACGCAAGGACGACAGCGCCGCGTTCCGGCACTATCTGGAGCACTGGGGCGATTGGAAGTCTCGATCCGATGCGTCGGCAAGCGATAGTAGTTAA